Proteins encoded together in one Cicer arietinum cultivar CDC Frontier isolate Library 1 chromosome 4, Cicar.CDCFrontier_v2.0, whole genome shotgun sequence window:
- the LOC101496869 gene encoding pentatricopeptide repeat-containing protein At5g13770, chloroplastic-like: protein MSQPQLPIINNNILHFQISKPNLLIIMAISCSSDWSLACTNCSTRRTNLHAFIPSFSSLSTSNPKFFIANLSASHTPILEEPSSNTPLIHLDVNNFSSDPQQYSKLENDQNLNDFLCGLFEDQKKDELAFDYYQRLKERSEFIPKKSTLKYVIRYLMKFKKWEFFSSLSHDFKVYHVFPDVATCSRLISFCIKNRKFKISETLLDAFSLNSEVGVFAFGSALESYNKLHMFRRSVLVYEKLKSTSVVIDARCYLHIMEAYLRLNNCERVVQLFNEFESRKLRNSNRYLGQIYSVLCESLGKFGRAFEALEYFRDMNKKGVFEYSIYSTLICSFARLREVHVAEELLVEAKNKTMIRDPEVYLKLVLMYVEEGLLEKTLEVVEAMKDVNVKVSDCVLCAIINGFSKRRGFSSSVKVFEKLIFQGYEPGQVTYASIINAYIRLGQNIKAEKVFSEMEQKGFDKCVVAYSSMIVMYGKTGRLSNAMRLVAKMKERGCKPNVWIYNSLIDMHGKEKNLRQLEKLWKEMKRRKVAPDKITYTSIIGAYCKIGEFDKCIELYNEYRLNKGVIDKAMAGTMVGVYSKVGQVDELVKLLQDMKSEGTRLDQRLYQSAWNAFAEAGMQVQVKWMKESFHVT from the coding sequence ATGTCCCAACCACAACTTCcaatcatcaacaacaacattcTTCATTTCCAAATTTCCAAACCAAACTTGTTAATTATTATGGCCATTTCATGTTCTTCAGATTGGTCGCTAGCTTGCACAAATTGTTCCACAAGAAGAACAAACTTGCATGCATTCATCCCTTCTTTCTCCTCACTTTCAACCTCAAATCCAAAGTTTTTCATTGCAAATTTATCTGCGTCTCACACCCCCATTTTAGAAGAACCTTCTTCCAACACCCCCTTGATTCATTTAGATGTTAATAACTTTTCTTCTGACCCTCAACAATATTCCAAGCtagaaaatgatcaaaatttgaatgattttctATGTGGGTTGTTTGAGGATCAAAAAAAGGATGAACTTGCATTTGATTACTATCAAAGACTCAAAGAGAGATCAGAGTTTATACCAAAGAAATCAACTTTGAAGTATGTGATAAGGTATTTgatgaaattcaagaaatggGAATTTTTTTCATCACTTTCTCATGACTTTAAGGTTTATCATGTTTTCCCTGATGTTGCCACTTGTTCTAGGTTGATTAGTTTTTGCATTAAGAATAGAAAGTTCAAGATTTCTGAGACCCTTTTAGATGCTTTTAGCTTGAATAGTGAAGTTGGTGTTTTTGCTTTTGGTTCTGCTTTGGAAAGTTATAATAAGCTGCATATGTTTAGAAGAAGTGTTTTGGtttatgaaaaattgaaatCCACTAGTGTTGTTATAGATGCAAGATGTTATTTACACATTATGGAAGCTTATTTGAGGCTTAATAACTGTGAAAGAGTTGTTCAATTGTTTAATGAGTTTGAAAGTAGGAAGTTAAGAAATTCAAATCGATATTTAGGTCAAATCTATAGTGTTTTATGTGAGTCATTAGGGAAATTTGGAAGGGCTTTTGAAGCATTAGAGTACTTTAGAGATATGAATAAAAAAGGAGTTTTTGAGTACTCTATTTACTCTACATTGATATGTTCTTTTGCGCGTTTGCGCGAGGTTCATGTGGCCGAGGAACTTTTAGTCGAagctaaaaacaaaacaatgatAAGGGATCCTGAGGTTTATTTAAAGCTTGTGCTAATGTATGTTGAAGAAGGTTTATTGGAGAAGACTTTGGAAGTTGTCGAGGCGATGAAGGATGTTAATGTCAAGGTTTCTGATTGCGTACTATGTGCTATTATCAATGGTTTTAGCAAAAGAAGAGGGTTTTCGTCTTCTGTCAAAGTTTTCGAGAAACTGATTTTTCAGGGATATGAACCTGGTCAAGTCACCTACGCTTCGATTATAAACGCCTATATCCGTCTTGGACAAAATATAAAAGCGGAGAAAGTTTTCTCAGAGATGGAGCAAAAGGGATTTGATAAATGTGTTGTGGCTTATTCAAGCATGATTGTAATGTATGGTAAAACAGGTCGGTTAAGTAATGCAATGAGACTAGTTGCTAAGATGAAAGAAAGAGGGTGCAAACCGAATGTTTGGATTTACAATTCATTGATTGACATGCATGGAAAGGAGAAGAATTTGAGGCAACTTGAGAAATTGTGGAAAGAAATGAAGAGAAGAAAAGTTGCACCTGATAAGATTACTTACACGAGCATAATTGGTGCTTATTGTAAAATTGGAGAGTTTGATAAATGCATTGAACTTTATAATGAGTATAGACTCAATAAGGGTGTGATTGATAAAGCTATGGCTGGTACAATGGTTGGTGTCTACTCAAAAGTTGGTCAAGTTGATGAACTTGTGAAACTTTTACAAGACATGAAAAGTGAAGGAACAAGATTGGATCAGAGGCTTTATCAGTCTGCTTGGAATGCTTTTGCAGAGGCTGGCATGCAAGTACAGGTAAAATGGATGAAAGAGAGTTTTCATGTAACATAG